Proteins from a genomic interval of Corynebacterium deserti GIMN1.010:
- a CDS encoding putative nucleotidyltransferase substrate binding domain-containing protein: MLHPSLTELADAAPHAQDRATVRGVLKESLDLLSNALKHGEDPAELAGWLSQIITDVLHSPGIDAHVVLTGPVGRGDALPTSPVRWLAVVDKQEDPNAEIAALLTEVGFVAEPIGAATREEWEARARAGEDAAAFLDAGTWVADIVEVDDHALLQDALDSRPPAVETYEGLPSLDMAVNVREDLMIPTVKIARWAAHQAGSLAPTTAQRLIDARGVLTIDEADALTQVWKSALNLQSRRWMDHIHEQHATAWELPALQRATFGASARLLSEVLRSIEAREMGTK; encoded by the coding sequence GTGCTTCACCCCTCGCTGACTGAGCTAGCGGACGCCGCCCCTCACGCACAAGATCGGGCCACCGTCCGTGGCGTGCTAAAGGAATCCCTGGATCTGCTGAGTAACGCGTTGAAACACGGAGAGGATCCCGCCGAGCTGGCTGGTTGGTTGTCGCAGATCATCACTGATGTGTTGCACTCCCCAGGTATCGATGCGCACGTGGTGCTCACCGGCCCCGTAGGACGCGGAGACGCGCTGCCTACGTCGCCTGTTAGGTGGCTCGCGGTCGTCGATAAGCAAGAAGACCCCAATGCGGAAATTGCCGCGCTCTTAACTGAGGTCGGGTTTGTCGCTGAGCCTATTGGGGCTGCGACGCGCGAGGAGTGGGAGGCGCGTGCCCGTGCGGGCGAGGATGCGGCGGCGTTCTTGGACGCGGGCACCTGGGTTGCGGATATCGTTGAGGTCGATGATCACGCGTTGCTTCAGGACGCGTTGGATTCGCGCCCACCGGCTGTGGAGACCTATGAGGGCCTGCCGTCGCTGGATATGGCTGTTAACGTCCGTGAGGACCTCATGATCCCGACGGTAAAGATTGCACGCTGGGCGGCGCACCAGGCCGGGTCGCTCGCCCCAACCACGGCGCAAAGGCTTATCGACGCCCGCGGCGTGCTCACCATCGACGAGGCCGATGCGCTCACCCAGGTGTGGAAGTCGGCGCTGAACCTCCAGTCGAGGCGCTGGATGGATCACATCCACGAGCAGCACGCCACTGCCTGGGAGCTGCCTGCTCTGCAGCGAGCTACCTTTGGTGCGTCAGCTCGACTACTCTCGGAGGTTCTTCGATCTATTGAAGCCCGTGAAATGGGCACCAAATAG
- the rpmF gene encoding 50S ribosomal protein L32 has product MAVPKRRMSRANTHARRSQWKADNVALQEVKIDGQTVRIPRRLVKAAQLGLVDVEQF; this is encoded by the coding sequence ATGGCAGTTCCAAAGCGCCGTATGTCCCGCGCAAACACCCACGCTCGCCGTTCCCAGTGGAAGGCTGACAATGTCGCCCTTCAGGAAGTGAAGATCGACGGTCAGACCGTTCGCATCCCACGTCGACTGGTCAAGGCAGCTCAGCTCGGTCTTGTAGACGTAGAGCAGTTCTAA
- a CDS encoding S1C family serine protease gives MTNQFPTHNGDNADRSTGSSETNSFDQVRSSYPQWGSTNSQNPHSNPYPQTEQSPTWTSWDQEPISSDVPKTKEKRKIGLGAALALMLVGSVASGSVVGIAASQMGSDSSTPVSALDQPSVQRTTNAEPGSAEQVANAVLPSVVSIQAISRSSASEGSGSIISSDGYVMTNNHVVSSVAESGVLQVTFSDGSTGEADFIAGDPSTDIAVIKIRNVQDLPVISFGDSDSLAVGQEVMAVGSPLGLSSTVTTGIVSALNRPVRASGDGGESSLIDAIQTDAAINPGNSGGPLVDMEGNLIGMNSVIASISSTSDTAGSIGLGFAIPSNFAKRVADQLISTGTVTQPMLGVQVGQDNSVSGAVIASVQDGGPGAAAGLQPGDVVTKLNDRVIDGADSLIAAVRSHDFGETVTLTITQPDTGQSREVEVTLTSE, from the coding sequence ATGACAAATCAATTCCCCACACACAACGGTGACAACGCAGACCGCTCGACTGGTTCTTCAGAAACAAATAGCTTTGACCAGGTGCGCAGCTCGTACCCGCAGTGGGGTTCCACCAACTCCCAAAATCCTCACTCCAACCCATATCCTCAAACTGAACAGTCGCCCACATGGACAAGCTGGGATCAAGAACCGATCAGTAGTGATGTTCCCAAAACTAAAGAGAAGCGCAAGATCGGTCTCGGTGCCGCCCTTGCTCTCATGTTGGTAGGTTCGGTTGCTTCCGGCAGCGTCGTAGGCATTGCAGCATCACAGATGGGGTCTGATTCCAGCACTCCAGTAAGCGCCTTGGATCAGCCAAGCGTGCAGCGAACCACCAATGCTGAACCTGGCTCTGCTGAACAAGTGGCCAATGCTGTGTTGCCGTCCGTTGTGTCCATTCAGGCTATTTCCCGTAGCTCTGCTTCTGAGGGTTCTGGCTCCATCATTTCCTCTGATGGCTACGTCATGACCAATAACCACGTTGTATCGAGCGTTGCGGAAAGTGGTGTGTTGCAAGTGACCTTCTCCGATGGCTCTACGGGTGAGGCTGATTTTATTGCCGGCGATCCCTCCACGGATATTGCAGTGATCAAGATCCGCAACGTCCAGGATCTTCCCGTCATCAGTTTCGGTGACTCTGATTCCTTGGCAGTAGGTCAGGAGGTGATGGCTGTCGGTTCGCCTCTGGGATTGAGCTCGACTGTGACCACTGGTATCGTCTCGGCTCTTAACCGTCCTGTTCGTGCCTCTGGCGACGGTGGCGAGTCCTCACTTATTGACGCGATCCAGACTGACGCTGCTATCAACCCAGGTAACTCTGGTGGCCCATTGGTGGACATGGAGGGCAATCTGATTGGTATGAATTCGGTGATTGCTTCGATTTCAAGCACCAGCGATACCGCAGGTTCCATTGGTCTTGGTTTCGCTATCCCATCGAACTTTGCCAAGCGCGTTGCTGATCAGTTGATCTCCACTGGCACGGTCACGCAGCCAATGCTGGGAGTTCAGGTCGGGCAGGATAACTCGGTTTCGGGTGCTGTGATTGCTAGCGTCCAAGATGGTGGCCCTGGTGCTGCCGCAGGTCTCCAGCCAGGTGATGTTGTCACCAAGCTCAACGATCGTGTTATTGATGGTGCAGACTCTTTGATTGCGGCTGTTCGTTCGCACGATTTTGGTGAAACCGTAACTCTGACTATTACTCAGCCAGATACTGGGCAATCACGTGAAGTAGAGGTTACTCTGACGAGCGAGTAG
- the rpsN gene encoding 30S ribosomal protein S14, translating into MAKKSKIAKNEKRKEIVARYAERRAELKAIIRNPNTSDEDRLDAQFELNSQPRDAAAVRVRNRDSHDGRPRGYLRKFGLSRVRMREMAHRGELPGVRKSSW; encoded by the coding sequence ATGGCTAAGAAGTCAAAGATCGCCAAGAACGAGAAGCGCAAGGAAATCGTCGCCCGCTACGCGGAGCGTCGCGCTGAGCTCAAGGCTATTATCCGTAACCCAAACACCTCTGACGAGGATCGTCTGGATGCACAGTTCGAGCTCAACAGCCAGCCACGTGACGCTGCTGCTGTTCGTGTTCGTAACCGCGACTCACACGATGGTCGCCCACGTGGCTACCTCCGTAAGTTCGGTCTTTCCCGTGTCCGTATGCGCGAGATGGCTCACCGCGGTGAGCTGCCAGGCGTTCGTAAGTCCAGCTGGTAG
- the purH gene encoding bifunctional phosphoribosylaminoimidazolecarboxamide formyltransferase/IMP cyclohydrolase → MSDDRKAIKRALISVYDKTGLEDLAQALHRAEVEIVSTGSTAAKIAELGIPVTPVEELTGFPECLEGRVKTLHPKVHAGILADTRKDDHLRQLKELEVAPFQLVVVNLYPFAETVASGADFDACVEQIDIGGPSMVRAAAKNHPSVAVVVSPNRYEDVAEALKTGGFTRLERTKLAAEAFRHTATYDVTVATWMSEQLAADDTDTEFPGWIGSTHNLARSLRYGENPHQAAALYVGNTNGLAQAKQFHGKEMSYNNYTDSDAAWRAAWDHERPCVAIIKHANPCGIAVSDESIAAAHREAHACDSVSAFGGVIASNREVTVEMASQVAEIFTEVIIAPSYEEGAVDILSQKKNIRILQAEAPVRKGFETREISGGLLVQERDLIHADGDNSANWTLAAGEAVSDELLKDLEFAWTAVRAVKSNAILLAKNGATVGVGMGQVNRVDSARLAVDRAGAERATGSVAASDAFFPFADGFEVLAEAGITAVVQPGGSIRDNEVIEAANKAGVTMYLTGARHFAH, encoded by the coding sequence ATGAGCGATGATCGTAAAGCAATTAAGCGCGCACTAATTAGCGTGTATGACAAGACTGGCTTAGAGGATCTGGCCCAGGCACTGCACCGCGCTGAGGTGGAAATCGTGTCCACCGGTTCCACTGCAGCAAAGATTGCTGAACTCGGCATTCCTGTTACCCCGGTTGAGGAGCTCACCGGATTCCCTGAGTGCCTTGAAGGCCGTGTGAAGACCCTGCACCCTAAGGTTCACGCTGGCATCTTGGCCGACACCCGCAAGGATGACCACCTCCGTCAGCTGAAAGAACTCGAGGTGGCTCCTTTCCAGCTTGTCGTGGTCAACCTATATCCATTTGCTGAGACTGTTGCCTCTGGCGCTGATTTCGACGCTTGTGTTGAGCAGATCGACATCGGAGGACCTTCCATGGTTCGCGCCGCTGCAAAGAACCACCCATCTGTTGCAGTTGTTGTGTCACCAAACCGCTACGAAGATGTTGCTGAAGCCCTCAAGACCGGTGGGTTTACCCGCCTTGAGCGCACCAAGCTGGCTGCTGAGGCTTTCCGCCACACCGCAACCTACGATGTCACTGTCGCAACCTGGATGAGCGAGCAGCTTGCAGCAGATGACACCGACACCGAGTTCCCAGGATGGATTGGCTCCACCCACAACTTGGCTCGCAGCCTTCGTTATGGCGAGAACCCTCACCAGGCAGCAGCTCTCTACGTCGGCAACACCAACGGCCTGGCACAGGCGAAGCAGTTCCACGGCAAGGAAATGAGCTACAACAACTACACCGATTCCGATGCTGCATGGCGTGCAGCATGGGATCACGAGCGTCCTTGTGTTGCGATCATCAAGCACGCAAACCCTTGCGGTATTGCTGTATCTGACGAGTCCATCGCAGCAGCTCACCGCGAAGCTCACGCATGTGACTCCGTGTCTGCTTTCGGTGGTGTCATCGCTTCCAACCGTGAAGTCACCGTTGAGATGGCGAGCCAGGTTGCGGAGATCTTCACTGAGGTCATCATTGCTCCTTCCTATGAAGAGGGCGCAGTGGACATCTTGAGTCAGAAGAAGAACATTCGTATCCTCCAGGCTGAGGCTCCTGTGCGAAAGGGCTTTGAGACCCGCGAGATTTCCGGTGGACTTCTGGTTCAGGAACGCGACTTGATCCATGCCGATGGCGATAACTCCGCTAACTGGACCTTGGCTGCCGGCGAGGCAGTATCCGACGAGTTGTTGAAGGATCTTGAATTCGCCTGGACTGCTGTGCGTGCAGTGAAGTCCAACGCGATCCTCCTTGCAAAGAACGGCGCCACCGTCGGCGTGGGCATGGGACAGGTCAACCGGGTGGACTCCGCACGTCTGGCTGTTGATCGTGCAGGCGCAGAGCGCGCAACCGGCTCTGTTGCAGCATCTGATGCATTCTTCCCATTCGCAGATGGCTTTGAGGTTCTGGCAGAAGCAGGCATCACTGCTGTTGTTCAGCCAGGTGGATCCATCCGCGACAATGAAGTCATTGAGGCAGCCAACAAGGCTGGCGTGACCATGTACTTGACGGGTGCACGTCACTTCGCTCACTAA
- a CDS encoding type B 50S ribosomal protein L31, whose protein sequence is MKKDIHPDYHAVVFQDAGTGFQFLTKSTATSDRTVSWEDGNEYPLIVVDVTSESHPFWTGAQRVMDTAGRVEKFERRFGGMARRKKKA, encoded by the coding sequence ATGAAGAAGGATATCCACCCGGACTACCATGCGGTAGTCTTCCAGGACGCAGGCACTGGCTTCCAGTTCCTGACTAAGTCCACCGCTACCAGCGACCGCACCGTGTCCTGGGAAGATGGTAACGAGTACCCACTGATCGTCGTTGACGTGACCAGCGAGTCTCACCCATTCTGGACCGGCGCCCAGCGTGTCATGGACACCGCTGGTCGTGTTGAGAAGTTCGAGCGCCGCTTCGGTGGCATGGCTCGCCGCAAGAAGAAGGCATAG
- a CDS encoding response regulator transcription factor encodes MKILVVDDEQAVRESLRRSLTFNGYSVVLAEDGIQALEVIEKQQPTLVVLDVMMPRMDGLEVCRHLRSEGDDRPILILTARDNVSDRVGGLDAGADDYLAKPFALEELLARVRSLVRRSAAESNLNGTADVTELSCGDLTLHPETREVTRNDRLISLTRTEFALLQLLLKNHRKVLSRSQILEEVWGYDFPTSGNALEVYIGYLRRKTELEGESRLIHTVRGVGYVLRETAP; translated from the coding sequence ATGAAAATTTTGGTCGTCGATGATGAGCAGGCTGTCCGTGAATCCCTGCGCAGATCACTCACTTTCAATGGATACAGCGTGGTTCTTGCAGAAGACGGCATTCAAGCTCTTGAGGTAATTGAAAAACAACAGCCAACCCTGGTGGTTCTGGATGTCATGATGCCTCGCATGGATGGCCTCGAAGTATGTCGTCATCTCCGCAGTGAAGGCGACGATCGTCCCATCCTCATCTTGACCGCACGTGACAATGTCTCCGACAGGGTCGGTGGACTTGATGCAGGTGCTGATGATTACTTAGCTAAGCCCTTCGCACTTGAAGAGTTATTGGCACGCGTTCGCTCGTTGGTTCGTCGCTCAGCAGCCGAATCTAACCTGAACGGAACCGCAGATGTCACCGAACTCTCGTGTGGCGATCTCACTCTCCATCCTGAGACTCGCGAAGTAACCCGCAACGATCGTCTTATCAGCTTGACCCGCACTGAGTTCGCTCTGCTTCAGCTGCTTCTCAAGAACCACCGCAAGGTGCTTAGTCGCTCGCAAATCTTGGAGGAGGTGTGGGGCTATGATTTCCCAACCTCCGGAAACGCTCTGGAAGTCTACATTGGCTACCTGCGTCGTAAGACCGAACTCGAAGGTGAAAGCCGACTGATTCATACGGTCCGAGGTGTCGGTTACGTTTTGCGTGAGACCGCTCCGTGA
- a CDS encoding HAMP domain-containing sensor histidine kinase, whose amino-acid sequence MSLRWRLSLLSATLVAFAVGIITVAAYWTVSNYVISSIDDELENQATVMLERAGQPGFYSNVEAEIDTVRAYSQDMRIALAPPGWQYVVGDSVTVPGNILLNQSGSGTQIASTNTERILVKRDDAGAVVVLAKEMAETNRQITALGVLLLLIGGIGVLASILVGFIISNEGLKPLARLQRAVEHIVKTDELRAIPVVGNDEFAKLTKSFNEMLQALRESRTRQSQLVADAGHELKTPLTSMRTNIELLLMTSKDNSHSIPEEDLEALRQDVLSQMTEMSTLIGDLVDLAREESIETSEPVVLNQVLEIALDRVESRRLTVNIDVKETVQWEVVGDEFSLTRALVNVLDNAIKWSPDEGTVRVSLNQLDADTVRVIVDDSGPGIAESERELVLERFYRSISSRSMPGSGLGPAIVNQAVHRHGGALVVGESDDGGTRITMDFPGKPLRSQLEN is encoded by the coding sequence ATGTCCTTGCGGTGGAGGCTTTCCTTACTCAGCGCTACGCTTGTGGCTTTTGCCGTCGGCATCATTACCGTTGCTGCTTATTGGACTGTGTCCAACTATGTCATCTCAAGCATCGATGACGAGCTTGAAAACCAAGCAACGGTAATGCTTGAGCGTGCCGGTCAACCGGGTTTCTACAGCAATGTTGAAGCAGAAATCGACACGGTTCGCGCATATTCGCAAGACATGCGTATCGCGTTGGCGCCCCCTGGGTGGCAATACGTGGTGGGCGATAGCGTGACGGTTCCGGGCAACATTCTGCTCAATCAATCGGGGTCAGGCACGCAGATCGCCAGCACTAATACTGAACGCATCTTGGTGAAACGTGATGACGCCGGTGCTGTAGTTGTCCTTGCCAAGGAGATGGCAGAAACCAACCGCCAGATCACCGCTCTTGGTGTACTGCTCCTTCTTATTGGTGGCATTGGGGTGTTGGCGTCGATCTTGGTGGGATTCATTATCTCTAATGAGGGTCTAAAGCCGTTGGCTCGCCTCCAGCGCGCAGTTGAACACATCGTCAAAACTGATGAGCTGCGCGCAATCCCCGTTGTGGGTAATGACGAGTTTGCAAAGCTCACAAAAAGCTTTAACGAGATGCTTCAAGCGCTTCGCGAATCACGTACTCGACAATCTCAATTGGTTGCAGATGCCGGCCACGAGCTGAAAACTCCACTGACATCTATGCGCACCAATATTGAACTGCTGCTGATGACGTCGAAGGACAACTCACACAGCATTCCCGAGGAAGACCTCGAAGCGCTGCGCCAAGATGTATTGTCGCAAATGACAGAAATGTCGACCCTCATTGGTGACCTCGTCGACCTCGCTCGGGAAGAAAGCATAGAAACCTCAGAACCTGTTGTGTTGAACCAAGTATTAGAGATTGCGCTGGATCGTGTGGAAAGTCGACGCCTCACCGTAAACATCGACGTAAAAGAAACCGTGCAGTGGGAAGTTGTTGGCGACGAATTTTCGCTCACCCGCGCGTTAGTAAACGTTTTGGACAACGCCATCAAATGGTCGCCTGATGAAGGTACTGTTCGAGTTTCCCTCAACCAACTTGATGCTGACACTGTACGTGTCATCGTGGATGATTCTGGTCCAGGTATTGCAGAATCTGAGCGCGAATTAGTGCTGGAACGTTTCTACCGTTCTATTAGCTCCCGCTCAATGCCAGGATCTGGACTTGGTCCCGCCATTGTGAACCAGGCTGTACACCGCCATGGTGGTGCACTTGTGGTGGGTGAATCTGATGATGGCGGTACAAGAATCACGATGGACTTCCCTGGAAAGCCACTTCGCAGCCAGCTCGAAAATTAA
- a CDS encoding TetR/AcrR family transcriptional regulator, translating into MAGAVGRPRRSAPRRAGKNPREEILDASAELFTRQGFATTSTHQIADAVGIRQASLYYHFPSKTEIFLTLLKSTVEPSTVLAEDLSSLDAGPELRLWAIVASEVRLLLSTKWNVGRLYQLPIAASEEFSEYHTQREALVAVFRDLATEIVGEDPRVELPFHITMSAIEMRRNDGKVPSPLTADSLPDTAIMLADAVLAVLGAPLPANRIEKTLDLIKQADAK; encoded by the coding sequence ATGGCAGGAGCAGTGGGACGCCCCCGGAGATCAGCTCCGCGACGGGCTGGCAAGAATCCCCGTGAAGAGATTCTTGATGCTTCTGCCGAGCTTTTCACCCGTCAAGGCTTTGCCACCACGTCCACGCACCAGATTGCGGATGCTGTGGGTATCCGTCAAGCATCGCTCTATTACCACTTCCCGTCCAAGACGGAAATCTTCCTCACCTTGCTGAAGTCCACCGTGGAGCCGTCGACTGTCCTCGCAGAAGACTTAAGCTCTCTTGACGCTGGCCCTGAGCTTCGTCTGTGGGCGATTGTTGCTTCTGAAGTCCGCTTGCTGCTGTCCACCAAGTGGAACGTGGGTCGCCTCTACCAGCTGCCAATTGCAGCGTCGGAAGAATTCTCTGAGTACCACACGCAGCGCGAAGCCCTCGTCGCAGTCTTCCGCGATCTTGCCACCGAAATAGTCGGTGAAGATCCTCGCGTGGAACTCCCCTTCCACATCACCATGTCCGCAATTGAAATGCGGAGGAACGACGGCAAGGTCCCAAGCCCGCTGACGGCAGACAGCCTGCCGGACACCGCAATTATGCTTGCCGACGCCGTCCTCGCCGTCCTCGGTGCCCCATTACCTGCCAACCGCATCGAAAAGACGCTTGATTTGATCAAGCAAGCTGACGCGAAATAA
- a CDS encoding MogA/MoaB family molybdenum cofactor biosynthesis protein yields the protein MSKDPLGSLTDVVESRSPLPDVEPDPEFLMATEQELTMSSQKRALVVLVGDHVAEDDGTGPLVTELLHEAGFNVDAVVHVRSKKSQIRQAIETAVVGGADLVLTIGGVGVGPRDKTPEATIAVLDQEVPGIVQALRSSGLACGAVDASVSRGVAGISGSTVVVNLASSRSAIRDGMATLAPLVDFVVDQLRTYVV from the coding sequence ATGAGTAAGGATCCGTTGGGTAGCTTGACCGACGTGGTTGAATCACGAAGCCCACTGCCAGACGTGGAACCTGATCCGGAGTTTCTCATGGCCACCGAACAAGAACTGACCATGTCTTCACAGAAGCGAGCGCTTGTTGTTCTCGTTGGTGATCATGTAGCAGAAGATGATGGCACGGGACCGTTGGTGACGGAACTGCTGCACGAGGCTGGTTTCAACGTTGATGCAGTCGTCCATGTGCGGTCGAAGAAGTCTCAGATTAGGCAGGCCATTGAAACCGCTGTAGTCGGTGGCGCTGACTTGGTGCTCACTATCGGTGGCGTTGGTGTTGGCCCTCGCGATAAAACTCCAGAAGCAACGATCGCGGTCCTAGATCAAGAGGTTCCAGGCATTGTGCAAGCGTTGCGTTCATCGGGTCTTGCCTGCGGTGCAGTAGACGCAAGCGTTTCTCGAGGAGTTGCAGGTATTTCTGGGTCGACAGTAGTGGTGAACTTGGCGTCGTCACGCTCAGCAATTCGCGATGGCATGGCAACGCTTGCTCCGCTCGTAGATTTTGTCGTGGATCAGCTGCGCACCTATGTGGTCTAA
- a CDS encoding SAF domain-containing protein, translating into MVRSLIATDPLAVVIRSDVPAGQTVEASDVELREIPDELLPSTAFTSIDDVVGLVAASTLSAGEIATAPRFIGNELINSLVTNVTENSGIEEINMVPLKLADPSVIPLLQHGDTISVVSHEPDTGLSETIAAGGTVILAGGTDPSSILVALPRSIAEQVAARSLSSPLAVVLTGDRAVGHPS; encoded by the coding sequence ATGGTGCGATCACTCATTGCCACCGATCCTCTCGCAGTAGTGATCCGCTCCGACGTTCCGGCAGGCCAAACTGTTGAGGCATCTGATGTGGAACTGAGAGAAATTCCCGATGAGCTCTTACCCTCTACCGCTTTCACATCAATTGACGACGTTGTGGGTTTAGTTGCGGCTTCAACTTTGAGCGCAGGGGAAATTGCAACCGCCCCTCGTTTTATTGGAAATGAGTTGATAAACTCACTTGTGACCAATGTCACTGAAAATTCTGGAATAGAGGAAATTAACATGGTTCCCCTTAAGCTAGCGGACCCCTCCGTAATCCCTTTACTCCAGCATGGAGACACAATTTCAGTTGTTTCTCATGAACCAGACACTGGGCTCTCAGAGACTATTGCTGCAGGTGGAACGGTCATTCTCGCCGGAGGAACAGACCCCTCATCCATCCTCGTCGCCCTCCCCCGATCGATTGCAGAGCAGGTTGCCGCCCGATCCCTCAGCTCTCCCCTCGCCGTCGTTCTTACCGGCGATCGAGCCGTCGGTCACCCATCTTGA
- the mscL gene encoding large conductance mechanosensitive channel protein MscL: MLKGFRDFILRGNVIELAVAVVIGTAFTAIVTAFSDHIINPLIASIGSTEVEGLGFHIRSGNAATFVDFGAVITAAINFLIVAAVVYFILIAPMNKLNETLAKRKGVEEEEDTPASIEAELLTEIRDLLQEQKRLQ, from the coding sequence ATGCTTAAAGGCTTTAGAGATTTCATTCTCCGCGGAAACGTTATTGAGCTCGCTGTTGCCGTTGTCATCGGTACTGCATTCACCGCAATCGTGACTGCATTTTCCGATCACATCATCAACCCCCTGATTGCCTCCATCGGTAGCACCGAAGTCGAAGGCTTGGGCTTCCATATCCGTTCCGGCAACGCTGCAACCTTCGTTGACTTCGGCGCCGTCATTACCGCTGCAATCAACTTCCTCATCGTTGCTGCAGTCGTCTACTTCATCCTCATCGCTCCAATGAACAAGCTGAACGAGACCCTCGCAAAGCGTAAGGGCGTTGAAGAAGAGGAAGATACCCCAGCATCCATCGAAGCCGAGCTGCTCACCGAGATCCGCGATCTCCTGCAGGAGCAGAAGCGCCTTCAGTAA
- a CDS encoding HpcH/HpaI aldolase/citrate lyase family protein — translation MSEFICGPALLFAPAGRPEILPKAADRADMVIVDLEDGAGEVDRETAYATIKESGLDPARTIIRTVGPDDPNFASDVEMVKSTDYSLVMVPKVQASLPGDLDGLSVIAMVETPVAVINIPSLVADPRVVGMFWGAEDLTHLLGGTHSRFLDDEQGAGGYRDTMRFTRALMHIHAAAHGKFTIDAIHADFHDEDGQFREALDAARTGFAGTACIHPKQVETVRRAYRPEPDQVEWALRVVEEAKKFPGAFKLDGQMIDAPLISQAEMIISRQLA, via the coding sequence ATGTCTGAATTCATTTGTGGACCCGCGCTTCTCTTCGCACCTGCGGGACGTCCTGAAATCTTGCCCAAAGCCGCTGATCGCGCTGATATGGTCATCGTGGACTTGGAAGACGGGGCCGGGGAGGTCGACCGGGAGACGGCGTATGCCACCATTAAAGAGTCTGGACTTGATCCTGCTAGGACAATTATTCGTACCGTCGGTCCGGACGATCCCAACTTTGCCAGCGATGTGGAGATGGTGAAATCCACCGATTATTCCTTGGTGATGGTTCCCAAAGTTCAGGCATCGCTTCCAGGTGATCTCGATGGTCTCAGCGTGATCGCGATGGTGGAAACTCCTGTGGCAGTGATCAATATTCCGTCCCTTGTAGCCGATCCTCGCGTGGTGGGCATGTTCTGGGGTGCAGAAGACCTCACTCACTTGCTTGGAGGCACGCATTCGCGGTTCTTAGACGATGAACAAGGCGCTGGGGGATACCGCGACACCATGAGGTTCACGCGGGCTCTCATGCACATCCACGCGGCAGCGCATGGGAAGTTCACTATTGATGCGATCCATGCGGATTTCCATGATGAGGACGGCCAGTTTAGGGAAGCTTTGGATGCTGCGCGTACAGGTTTTGCCGGCACTGCGTGCATTCACCCCAAGCAGGTAGAGACGGTGCGTCGCGCGTATCGTCCAGAGCCTGACCAAGTGGAGTGGGCGCTGCGAGTAGTGGAAGAAGCGAAGAAATTTCCAGGCGCATTCAAACTAGATGGCCAGATGATTGATGCGCCACTGATCTCTCAGGCGGAGATGATTATTTCGCGTCAGCTTGCTTGA
- the rpsR gene encoding 30S ribosomal protein S18 — MKQRNNAKRVRLEQTRRPKKNPLKAAGIEKVDYKDINTLRQFISDRHKIRSRRVTGLTPQQQREVATAVKNAREMALLPFTSR, encoded by the coding sequence ATGAAGCAGCGTAACAACGCGAAGCGAGTCCGCCTTGAGCAGACCCGCCGTCCAAAGAAGAACCCGCTGAAGGCAGCGGGCATCGAGAAGGTGGACTACAAGGACATCAACACCCTTCGTCAGTTCATCTCCGACCGCCACAAGATCCGTTCCCGTCGTGTCACCGGCCTGACCCCGCAGCAGCAGCGCGAGGTTGCAACCGCCGTGAAGAACGCACGCGAAATGGCTCTCCTGCCGTTCACCAGCCGCTAA
- the rpmG gene encoding 50S ribosomal protein L33, whose product MARNDIRPIIKLKSTAGTGYTYVTRKNKRNNPDRITLKKYDPVVRKHVEFREER is encoded by the coding sequence ATGGCACGTAATGATATCCGCCCCATCATCAAGCTGAAGTCTACTGCTGGCACTGGTTACACCTATGTCACCCGTAAGAACAAGCGCAACAACCCAGATCGTATCACCCTCAAGAAGTACGATCCTGTAGTCCGTAAGCACGTCGAATTCCGCGAGGAGCGATAA
- the rpmB gene encoding 50S ribosomal protein L28: MSAHCQVTGRKPSFGKSVSHSHRRTSRRWNPNVQRRKFYVPSEGRTITLNVSTKGLKVIDRDGIEAVVAQIRARGEKI, from the coding sequence ATGTCGGCACATTGCCAGGTAACGGGACGCAAGCCGAGTTTCGGCAAGTCTGTCTCACACTCGCACCGACGCACTTCCCGCCGTTGGAACCCCAACGTGCAGCGTCGTAAGTTCTACGTCCCTTCCGAGGGCCGTACCATCACCCTGAACGTTTCCACCAAGGGTCTTAAGGTCATTGACCGCGACGGCATCGAAGCTGTTGTTGCACAGATCCGCGCACGTGGGGAGAAGATCTAA